A window of Aeromicrobium sp. A1-2 contains these coding sequences:
- the hutI gene encoding imidazolonepropionase — MTLLVTNIGELVTWDSEHPIRHEAAFVVEEGRIAWVGRRTDAPAADAVRDVGGAAVIPGFVDSHTHLVFAGDRSAEFEARMTGQPYAAGGIRTTVAATRGAPDEQLAANLARHVAEMRSQGTTTVEVKSGYGLTVLDEARSLAIAQQVTDETTFLGAHVVPEGTDIAAYIDLVTGAMLQRCAPHARWIDVFCEDGAFGADESRTVLKAGIAAGLLPRIHANQLGPGPGVQLAVELDAAAADHCTYLSEADVDALAGSRTVAGLLPGVEFSTRQPYPDARRLIDAGVTVSLATDCNPGSSYTSSMPFCIAVAVRDMGLSPREALWSATMGGARSLRREDVGHLTVGARADYAVLNAPSFVHLAYRPGVPLVAATS, encoded by the coding sequence ATGACGCTCCTGGTCACCAACATCGGCGAGCTCGTCACGTGGGACTCCGAGCACCCGATCAGGCACGAGGCGGCCTTCGTCGTCGAGGAGGGCCGCATCGCCTGGGTCGGCCGACGGACCGACGCACCCGCTGCCGACGCCGTCCGCGACGTCGGGGGAGCTGCGGTCATCCCCGGCTTCGTCGACTCGCACACCCATCTGGTGTTTGCGGGCGACCGGTCTGCTGAGTTCGAGGCGCGCATGACGGGACAGCCGTACGCCGCGGGAGGGATCCGCACGACGGTTGCCGCGACGCGGGGCGCCCCGGACGAGCAGCTCGCCGCCAACCTCGCGCGTCACGTCGCCGAGATGCGGTCCCAGGGCACCACGACGGTCGAGGTCAAGAGCGGCTACGGGCTCACAGTGCTCGACGAGGCGCGCTCGCTCGCCATCGCCCAGCAGGTCACTGACGAGACGACGTTCCTCGGCGCGCACGTCGTGCCCGAGGGCACCGACATCGCGGCCTACATCGACCTGGTCACCGGGGCGATGCTCCAGCGGTGCGCACCGCACGCCCGGTGGATCGACGTGTTCTGCGAGGACGGAGCCTTCGGCGCGGACGAGTCGCGCACCGTGCTCAAGGCCGGCATTGCCGCGGGGCTGCTCCCGCGCATTCACGCCAACCAGCTGGGCCCCGGTCCCGGAGTGCAGCTCGCGGTCGAGCTGGATGCTGCTGCCGCCGACCACTGCACCTATCTCAGCGAGGCCGATGTCGATGCGCTGGCCGGCTCGCGCACCGTCGCCGGGCTGCTTCCGGGGGTCGAGTTCTCGACCCGCCAGCCCTACCCCGACGCGCGCCGGTTGATCGATGCGGGCGTGACGGTCTCGCTCGCGACCGACTGCAACCCCGGCAGCTCGTACACGTCGTCGATGCCGTTCTGCATCGCCGTTGCGGTCCGCGACATGGGTCTGAGCCCCCGTGAGGCGCTGTGGTCCGCGACGATGGGTGGCGCGCGGTCACTGCGGCGTGAGGACGTCGGGCACCTGACGGTCGGCGCGCGGGCGGACTACGCGGTGCTCAACGCGCCATCGTTCGTGCACCTGGCCTACCGGCCCGGCGTACCCCTGGTCGCCGCGACCAGCTGA
- a CDS encoding YchJ family protein, giving the protein MADPSTRCPCLSGLPYDSCCGRLHAGAATAQTAEQLMRSRYSAFAVGDTDYLLATWHPSTRPGSLELDEDRRWYRLDVLRTELGGPFDTTGVVEFRAFHRSTGGRGGQHEVSRFVREDGRWLYVDGVG; this is encoded by the coding sequence ATGGCTGATCCGAGCACTCGCTGCCCATGCCTGAGCGGTCTGCCGTACGACTCCTGCTGCGGACGCCTGCACGCCGGCGCGGCCACGGCGCAGACCGCCGAACAGCTCATGCGGTCGCGCTACAGCGCCTTCGCGGTCGGCGACACGGACTACCTGCTGGCGACATGGCACCCGAGCACCCGGCCGGGCTCGCTCGAGCTCGACGAGGACCGGCGGTGGTACCGGCTCGACGTCCTGCGCACCGAGCTGGGCGGCCCGTTCGACACGACCGGTGTCGTGGAGTTCCGCGCGTTCCACCGCTCGACGGGCGGACGGGGCGGCCAGCACGAGGTCAGCCGCTTCGTCCGCGAGGACGGTCGCTGGCTGTACGTCGACGGCGTCGGCTGA
- a CDS encoding heterodisulfide reductase-related iron-sulfur binding cluster → MQVVAIVVSLVITAAALPLISKAVADMVKVMRAGQPVIGRRDKPLRRTVNMFIETFGHTRMLQRRWVAIMHWFVYAAFILLSTAVLQSYVQIFNADFAWPPIGHFYPYEWVSEALGLLSTIGIIYLIAVRQWNHPRRLERKSRFFGSTFWQAYFVEVMALGEGAAILFIRGAEYKLIELHHGGENGGRGHFPISSFLGDALYPDGENSLKNIIFFVAMFKIVLAMVWLGVIARNLTMGIAWHRFTAWPNIWFKRNSDGSTALGGLQPIYVKGKPLDLEDMDDLEEEDFAKLGVGKVEDFTWKGILDFTTCTECGRCQSQCPAWNTEKPLSPKLLMMGLRDHAYTKLPLLDIPEADRTDEQKAELERPLIGNAEAYGVIDPDVLWSCTNCGACVQQCPVDIEHVDHIDDMRRFQVLVESNFPAELNNIFKGLERKGNPWGMDPKGRMDWAKKLDFPVKQVGVDVEDLDEVEWLFWVGCAGAFEDRAKKTTQAVAELLDMAGVTFAVLGDGETCTGDPARRAGNEIVFQQLAMQNAEVFKETKVKKVVSTCAHCFNTLKNEYAEFGVELEVVHHTQLLNRLVREGKLTPAAPTAETETKKITYHDPCFLGRHNEVYEPPRELLSVIPGAEFTEMPRNSEKSFCCGAGGARMWMEESLGSRINVNRTEEAIATGADQIAVGCPFCRVMLSDGLTLKQSEGAAREEVEVLDVAQMLLAGVKRAPAAAAAESVVAGSVVAEAEAATAEASGAGVGDADKAAAAAHNIAVDDQGAGAGNPSPEERAVEAEPEPTPEPAPVETPTSETSEDPAEEAEPDVTDQADPDSISTTEDVGPAAEATESADDAATEPDTTPAESDPEPVEKAEAADDRDAGDKEAAAWANVGAVNTDLTPNDDAPAATSAAKPDPEPEAEPSPAEEVTDVPDETEPVEQDAREEEADAAEPTSIVEAPEGIVAVEDGESTADPVSEDIAPLSDANPSGADLSKAASSDVDADADDQKPS, encoded by the coding sequence ATGCAGGTCGTCGCGATTGTCGTCTCACTTGTCATCACCGCAGCAGCGCTGCCGCTGATCAGCAAGGCCGTGGCCGACATGGTGAAGGTCATGCGGGCCGGCCAGCCCGTCATCGGGCGGCGGGACAAGCCGTTGCGTCGCACGGTGAACATGTTCATCGAGACGTTCGGCCACACCCGGATGCTGCAGCGTCGCTGGGTCGCGATCATGCACTGGTTCGTCTACGCGGCGTTCATCCTGCTCAGCACCGCGGTCCTGCAGTCGTACGTCCAGATCTTCAACGCCGACTTCGCCTGGCCCCCCATCGGCCACTTCTACCCGTACGAGTGGGTGTCGGAGGCCCTCGGCCTGCTGAGCACGATCGGCATCATCTACCTGATCGCCGTGCGCCAGTGGAACCACCCGCGCCGCCTCGAGCGCAAGAGTCGCTTCTTCGGCTCGACGTTCTGGCAGGCGTACTTCGTCGAGGTCATGGCCCTCGGTGAGGGCGCGGCGATCCTGTTCATCCGCGGCGCGGAGTACAAGCTCATCGAGCTGCACCACGGCGGCGAGAACGGTGGGCGGGGACACTTCCCGATCTCGTCGTTCCTCGGCGATGCGCTCTACCCCGACGGCGAGAACTCGCTCAAGAACATCATCTTCTTCGTCGCGATGTTCAAGATCGTGCTCGCGATGGTCTGGCTCGGCGTCATCGCTCGCAACCTCACGATGGGCATCGCATGGCACCGCTTCACGGCGTGGCCCAACATCTGGTTCAAACGCAACAGCGACGGCAGCACGGCCCTCGGCGGCCTGCAGCCCATCTACGTCAAGGGCAAGCCACTGGACCTCGAGGACATGGACGACCTCGAGGAGGAGGACTTCGCCAAACTCGGCGTCGGCAAGGTCGAGGACTTCACCTGGAAGGGCATCCTGGACTTCACGACCTGCACCGAGTGCGGTCGCTGCCAAAGCCAGTGCCCGGCGTGGAACACCGAGAAGCCGCTGTCGCCCAAGCTGCTGATGATGGGTCTGCGCGATCACGCGTACACCAAGCTGCCGCTCCTGGACATCCCCGAAGCGGATCGGACCGACGAGCAGAAGGCCGAGCTCGAGCGCCCGTTGATCGGCAATGCCGAGGCGTACGGCGTCATCGACCCCGATGTCCTGTGGTCGTGCACCAACTGTGGCGCCTGCGTGCAGCAGTGCCCCGTCGACATCGAGCACGTCGACCACATCGACGACATGCGCCGCTTCCAGGTGCTGGTGGAGTCCAACTTCCCGGCCGAGCTCAACAACATCTTCAAGGGCCTGGAGCGCAAGGGCAATCCGTGGGGCATGGATCCCAAGGGCCGGATGGACTGGGCCAAGAAGCTTGACTTCCCGGTCAAGCAGGTCGGCGTCGACGTCGAGGATCTCGACGAGGTCGAGTGGCTGTTCTGGGTCGGCTGCGCCGGCGCATTCGAGGATCGCGCCAAGAAGACGACGCAGGCCGTCGCTGAGCTGCTCGACATGGCGGGTGTGACCTTCGCGGTCCTCGGTGACGGCGAGACCTGCACGGGCGACCCCGCCCGTCGTGCCGGCAACGAGATCGTCTTCCAGCAGCTCGCGATGCAGAACGCCGAGGTGTTCAAGGAGACCAAGGTCAAAAAGGTCGTCTCGACCTGCGCGCACTGCTTCAACACGCTCAAGAATGAGTACGCCGAGTTCGGCGTCGAGCTCGAGGTCGTGCACCACACGCAGCTCCTCAACCGGCTCGTCCGGGAAGGCAAGCTGACCCCGGCCGCGCCGACCGCCGAGACCGAGACCAAGAAGATCACCTACCACGACCCGTGCTTCCTGGGTCGGCACAACGAGGTGTACGAGCCGCCACGCGAGCTGCTCAGCGTCATCCCCGGCGCCGAGTTCACCGAGATGCCGCGCAACTCCGAGAAGTCCTTCTGCTGCGGCGCCGGTGGCGCCCGCATGTGGATGGAGGAGAGCCTCGGCTCGCGCATCAACGTCAACCGCACGGAAGAAGCCATCGCGACCGGCGCCGACCAGATCGCGGTGGGCTGCCCGTTCTGCCGGGTCATGCTGTCGGACGGCCTGACCCTCAAGCAGTCCGAGGGTGCGGCGCGCGAAGAGGTCGAGGTGCTCGACGTCGCACAGATGCTGCTCGCCGGCGTCAAGCGCGCACCCGCGGCCGCTGCTGCCGAGTCGGTCGTTGCCGGCTCGGTCGTCGCCGAGGCGGAGGCCGCCACGGCCGAGGCCAGTGGTGCTGGCGTTGGCGATGCCGACAAGGCCGCCGCTGCGGCACACAACATCGCGGTCGACGACCAGGGCGCCGGCGCCGGCAACCCGTCGCCGGAGGAGCGTGCCGTCGAGGCCGAGCCCGAGCCGACGCCCGAGCCCGCGCCGGTCGAGACGCCAACCTCCGAGACGTCCGAGGACCCGGCCGAAGAGGCCGAGCCCGATGTCACGGACCAGGCCGATCCCGACTCGATCAGCACGACCGAGGACGTCGGACCTGCGGCCGAGGCGACAGAATCCGCGGACGATGCGGCGACCGAGCCCGACACGACGCCCGCCGAGTCGGACCCGGAGCCGGTGGAGAAGGCCGAGGCCGCCGATGATCGCGACGCCGGCGACAAGGAAGCCGCCGCCTGGGCCAACGTCGGTGCCGTCAACACGGATCTGACGCCGAACGACGACGCGCCCGCTGCCACATCGGCCGCCAAGCCGGACCCGGAGCCCGAAGCCGAGCCGTCTCCTGCCGAAGAGGTCACGGACGTGCCCGACGAGACCGAGCCGGTCGAGCAGGACGCCCGCGAGGAAGAAGCCGACGCTGCCGAGCCGACGAGCATCGTCGAGGCACCGGAAGGCATCGTGGCCGTCGAGGACGGCGAGTCGACGGCCGATCCGGTGTCCGAGGACATCGCCCCGCTCAGCGACGCCAACCCGAGTGGCGCAGATTTGAGCAAGGCAGCATCCAGCGACGTGGACGCGGACGCGGACGACCAAAAGCCGTCGTAG
- a CDS encoding MFS transporter has translation MSQTSSPNRWVMLGVSMTGQIASTILVNGAPFLIHHLHTERGLTLTQAGGIAAAPFVGVMATLVLWGLVVDRIGERASMTIGLAIVTVGALGAALSPSLLGLAFWLVVGGVGAGSTNSASGRVVVGWFPAHRRGTAMGIRQTALPLGVGIAALLVPNTVAAHGLRPTLLLIAGICAAAALLSAALIVDPPPPTRAEAADSGQLANPYRRDHRLARIHLASALLVVPQFTVWTYMLVWLIDDKGWSTLSASVLVAATQLLGATGRIGAGWWSDRVGSRLGPMRTVAAGAAVTMLSLGLLSGTPLAIVLIVVATAVTVADNGLAFTSVAEIGGPFWSGRAMGLQNTGQYVSSALVPPLVGALIAGRGYGWAFGLVAIFPLIAIPLVPVRGEKAHDPV, from the coding sequence ATGAGTCAGACGTCGAGCCCCAACCGTTGGGTCATGCTCGGCGTCTCGATGACGGGACAGATCGCCAGCACGATCCTCGTCAACGGCGCACCGTTCCTGATCCACCACCTGCACACCGAGCGGGGGCTGACCCTGACCCAGGCCGGCGGGATCGCCGCCGCACCATTCGTCGGTGTCATGGCGACCCTGGTCCTCTGGGGCCTCGTGGTGGACCGGATCGGCGAACGGGCCTCAATGACCATCGGCCTGGCAATCGTCACGGTCGGCGCGCTGGGAGCCGCGCTCAGCCCATCGCTGTTGGGACTCGCGTTCTGGTTGGTCGTCGGCGGCGTCGGCGCCGGCAGCACCAACTCGGCAAGCGGACGGGTCGTCGTCGGCTGGTTCCCGGCGCATCGCCGCGGCACCGCGATGGGCATCCGCCAGACCGCCCTGCCTCTGGGCGTCGGCATCGCCGCACTGCTGGTGCCGAACACCGTTGCGGCTCACGGCCTGCGGCCCACCCTCCTGCTGATCGCCGGGATCTGTGCCGCCGCGGCCCTCCTGTCGGCCGCGCTGATCGTGGACCCGCCCCCGCCGACCCGCGCCGAGGCAGCGGACTCCGGCCAGCTGGCCAACCCGTATCGGCGTGACCACCGACTGGCACGCATCCACCTTGCGTCGGCGCTCCTGGTCGTGCCCCAGTTCACGGTCTGGACCTACATGTTGGTCTGGCTGATCGACGACAAGGGCTGGTCGACCCTTTCCGCCAGCGTGCTCGTCGCCGCGACACAGCTCCTGGGAGCGACGGGGCGCATCGGCGCAGGCTGGTGGTCCGACCGGGTGGGCAGCAGGCTCGGGCCGATGCGGACCGTGGCGGCCGGCGCCGCCGTCACGATGCTCTCGCTCGGGCTGCTCTCGGGCACGCCATTGGCGATCGTGCTGATCGTCGTTGCGACCGCCGTGACGGTCGCGGACAACGGGCTCGCCTTCACCTCCGTCGCCGAGATCGGCGGACCGTTCTGGTCCGGTCGAGCGATGGGGCTGCAGAACACGGGTCAGTACGTCTCCTCCGCCCTGGTGCCCCCGTTGGTGGGCGCGCTCATCGCCGGTCGCGGGTACGGCTGGGCGTTCGGACTCGTCGCGATCTTCCCGCTGATCGCGATACCGCTCGTGCCGGTGCGCGGTGAGAAGGCCCACGACCCGGTGTGA
- a CDS encoding NUDIX hydrolase family protein — MSVRTPDPNPGWLPDFALDETRARVPILYVEAVPVRIDALGQVESIGVLLRGNATTGAMTRTLVSGRVLHGESVREALLRNLEKDLGPTAFPQLPATTVPFSVAEYFPLPGVSPLYDPRQHAVALAYVVPVSGECNPRQDALELTWLTPSEASTPEVLDDLEGGRGWLLKAALASVGALPQ, encoded by the coding sequence ATGTCCGTGCGCACACCTGATCCCAACCCGGGCTGGCTCCCGGACTTCGCCCTCGACGAGACCCGGGCCCGCGTCCCGATCCTGTACGTCGAGGCCGTCCCGGTCCGTATCGACGCGCTGGGCCAGGTCGAGTCGATCGGCGTCCTGCTCCGAGGCAACGCGACGACCGGCGCGATGACCCGCACCCTGGTCTCCGGCCGCGTGCTCCACGGCGAGTCCGTGCGGGAGGCCCTGCTGCGCAACCTGGAGAAGGACCTCGGTCCGACCGCGTTCCCGCAGCTGCCCGCGACGACCGTGCCGTTCTCGGTCGCGGAGTACTTCCCCCTACCGGGCGTCTCTCCGCTGTATGACCCGCGCCAGCACGCCGTCGCGCTGGCCTATGTCGTGCCGGTCAGTGGCGAGTGCAACCCGCGCCAGGACGCCCTGGAGCTGACCTGGCTCACCCCGTCCGAGGCCTCGACCCCCGAGGTGCTCGACGACCTGGAGGGTGGTCGTGGCTGGCTGCTCAAGGCGGCACTCGCATCAGTCGGCGCACTGCCGCAGTAG